A genomic region of Paralichthys olivaceus isolate ysfri-2021 chromosome 18, ASM2471397v2, whole genome shotgun sequence contains the following coding sequences:
- the ppp2r2ab gene encoding serine/threonine-protein phosphatase 2A 55 kDa regulatory subunit B alpha isoform: MAGPGGDMQWCFSQVKGAIDDDVAEADIISTVEFNHTGELLATGDKGGRVVIFQQEIENKSQPQFRSEYNVYSTFQSHEPEFDYLKSLEIEEKINKIRWLPQKNAAQFLLSTNDKTIKLWKISERDKRPEGYNLKEEDGSYKDPNSITSLRVPVLIPMDLMVEASPRRVFANAHTYHINSISVNSDDETYLSADDLRINLWHLEITDRSFNIVDIKPANMEELTEVITAAEFHPHQCNTFVYSSSKGTIRLCDMRASALCDKHYKLFEEPEDPSNRSFFSEIISSISDVKFSHNGRYMMTRDYLSVKIWDLNMENRPVETHQVHEYLRSKLCSLYENDCIFDKFECCWNGNDSVVMTGSYNNFFRMFDRGQRRDVTLEASRENSKPMQVLKPRKVCAGGKRKKDEISVDSLDFNKKILHTAWHPQDNIIAVATTNNLYIFQDKVN; encoded by the exons ATGGCAG GACCTGGAGGTGACATGCAGTGGTGCTTCTCTCAGGTGAAAGGAGCCATCGATGATGACGTAGCTGAAG cgGACATCATATCCACAGTTGAGTTTAACCACACGGGGGAGCTGCTGGCCACGGGAGACAAGGGTGGGCGTGTCGTCATCTTCCAGCAGGAAATAGAG AATAAGAGTCAGCCTCAGTTCCGGAGCGAATACAATGTTTACAGCACTTTCCAGAGCCATGAGCCAGAGTTCGACTACTTGAAGAGTTTGGAAATAGAAGAGAAGATCAACAAGATTCGCTGGCTCCCTCAGAAGAACGCTGCTCAGTTCCTGTTGTCAACTAATG ataAGACAATTAAGTTATGGAAAATCAGTGAGCGAGACAAGAGACCAGAGGGTTATAATCTCAAAGAGGAGGATGGAAGCTACAAAGATCCAAACAGTATTACGTCACTGCGG GTACCAGTTTTAATACCCATGGACCTCATGGTGGAGGCCAGTCCACGGAGGGTGTTTGCCAATGCCCACACCTACCATATCAACTCTATCTCAGTCAACAGCGACGATGAGACCTATCTGTCCGCGGACGACCTCCGCATCAACCTCTGGCACCTGGAGATCACTGACCGCAGCTTCA ATATTGTTGACATTAAAcctgccaacatggaggagctgACGGAGGTGATCACAGCGGCCGAGTTCCATCCTCATCAGTGTAACACCTTTgtctacagcagcagcaaaggaACCATTCGTCTGTGTGACATGAGGGCTTCAGCACTTTGTGACAAGCACTACAAAT tgttCGAGGAGCCAGAGGATCCCAGCAATCGCTCCTTCTTCTCCGAGATCATATCCTCGATCTCTGACGTTAAGTTTAGCCACAACGGACGCTACATGATGACCAGAGACTACTTGTCTGTGAAGATCTGGGACCTGAACATGGAGAACAGGCCAGTGGAGACTCATCAG GTTCACGAGTACCTGAGGAGCAAGCTGTGCTCTCTCTACGAGAACGACTGCATCTTTGACAAGTTCGAATGCTGCTGGAATGGCAATGACAG TGTGGTGATGACCGGCTCATACAACAACTTCTTCCGGATGTTCGACCGCGGCCAGAGGCGGGACGTCACCTTAGAGGCGTCCCGAGAAAACAGCAAGCCCATGCAGGTCCTTAAGCCCCGCAAGGTGTGTGCAGGCGGCAAGCGCAAGAAGGATGAAATCAGCGTGGACAGTTTGGACTTCAACAAGAAGATCCTCCACACGGCCTGGCACCCGCAGGACAACATCATCGCAGTGGCCACGACCAACAACCTCTACATATTCCAGGATAAAGTGAACTAA